From the genome of Planktothrix serta PCC 8927:
AGCGCAGTCGAAATGCTGGCATACGGATGGTGCAGCCGTTTCTGCTGTAGGAGGGGATGTAAGACCCGATCTGGGGCGAAAGCCTAAGTTCTGGCATTCGCCTGTGAGTACAGAAGCTGACACTGTACTTGGTACTCCAAGTCAGTGTGGGTAGTTCACAATCGTTACATTTATTAACAACTTAGGGACATCCAGAACTCACCCTAATGGGATAATAAATGATTGATCTTTAGTAAAAATCTTTATCCTAAGCTTCTCATGTCTTCAGAATCCCATAGAAATTCCTTAAATCTAGTTCAGCGTCCTCGCCGTCTCCGTCGCACCGATGCTCTCCGGCGCATGGTTCAGGAAACCCACCTCACGGTCAATGACTTAATTTATCCTCTGTTTGTCATGGAGGGGGAAAACCAAAAAGTTGAGGTTTCCTCCATGCCGGGAAGTTACCGTTACACCTTAGATTTACTATTAAAAGAAGTCAATGAAGCTTGGGAATTAGGCATCCCTGCCATTGCCTTGTTTCCGTTGGTTGCTGAGGAAAAAAAAGATAACGCCGGAACTGAAAGTTATAATCCAGATGGCTTAATTCAGCGTACTGTGCGGGCAATTAAACAGGCAATTCCTGATATTATGATCATCACGGATATTGCCCTTGATCCCTTCTCCAGCAAAGGTCATGATGGCATTGTCAGCGAGAGTGGGGAAATTCTCAATGATGAAACCGTTGAAGTTTTAGTGAAACAAGCGCTCTCCCATGCGGAAGCGGGAGCCGATATTGTGGCTCCGTCGGATATGATGGATGGTCGCATTGGGGCTATTCGTGAAGGGTTAGATGAAGCGGGATATATTGAAGTCGCAATTTTAGCTTATACCGCTAAATATGCCTCAGCTTATTATGGCCCCTTCCGGGATGCCTTGGATTCTGCCCCTAAATTTGGCGATAAAAAAACCTATCAAATGAACCCGGCTAACTCTAAAGAAGCGTTAACAGAATTAGCGTTAGATGAAGCAGAAGGCGCCGATATTGTGATGGTGAAACCTGCTTTAGCTTATTTAGATATTATTCATTTACTGCGTTCGGCAACAGATTTACCTGTGGCGGCTTATAACGTTAGTGGGGAATATGCCATGATTAAAGCAGCCGGACAAATGGGTTGGATTGATGAGAAAAAAGTCATGTTAGAAACCCTAACCAGCATGAAGCGTGCAGGCGCTGATTTAATTCTCACCTATTTTGCTAAAGAAGTGGCGTTAATTTTGCGTTAGGTTCAGCATTGAAAACGGTTGACGGTTAACTATTGACGGGTGGGGCCTGAATCAGGAGGGAGTTGGGGGGATGATTTAGGGATTTCCTATTAATAGTAAAAAGGCGATCGCATCATCTGAGGGGCGGGTTTAGATAGGTTATGGGTGAGAATTGAATATTATTACAGAACCCGCCCCTACAGTTTGTGAAAAAATCGCCATCGCATTGGCTAAATCATTAACAATTGAACCGTAGGGGCGGGTTCCGAGACCATCTTTAATGATCAGTAATTATCTCCCTAAACCCGCCCTTTCTTCTCAAGCGATCGCATTTTAGATCCGAGAATGAAACAGCCATGCTACGGCTAATAAATCCTACCAAATTACTGATAAATCCAATATAAAATTCAGTAAAACATCTTCACCCGATAAGGTTTTCGGGTTGTCTAAAATTTCCGGTTCTTTACCACTCCGATAAATTTCGACTTGTTGGTTTTGACGATTAATTAACCATCCTAAACGAGTCCCATTATTAATATAGTCTTGCATTTTTTCGCGTAAATCTTTTAACGAATCACTGGGAGAACGTAATTCTACAATAAAATCAGGACATAAGGGAGGAAATTTATCCTGTTGTTCTGGCGTTAGGGTTTGCCATTTAATTAAGGGTATCCAAGCCGCATCTGGGGATAATTTCGCTCCATTCGGTAATTGAAAACAGGTAGAAGAATCAAACCCTAGACCTGTACCATCTTGGTCTGCCCAATTCGCTAATTGTTGATTAATTTTTAAGTTCCGATTTCCCGTACTTCCTCCCGTTGGGGGCATTATTATTAATTCTCCCTTAGCACTGAGTTCTAATTTCCAATATTGATTCGCCACACAAAGTTGATAAAATTGTTCATCCGTTAAATTAACACTCGGAGGAATATTTAAGGTTAAAGTGTTCATAATAATTAACCCTTGATTAAATCGATTGCCAAAATTTATCTCATTATAGCAATCCTAAATAAGAAGTTGCTCCTGAGTATAGTAGCGCAGGGTTTTTCGAGTAAGGTATTGTCTGCACCGCAATTCGTACATCTTCACTTGTATATTGATCGAGCCAAATTTATGACGGATAATCAAGGTTGAGAGTTTTGGCGAAAACGCGCTGTAAACTCAGGATATTTTTCTAAGTCTTCAACCGAATCTACTGGAGGCATTTCAATCCAATTTCCTTCTTGATGTAATCTGTCTATATAAGCATAGAAGGCTTCTTGATCATCTCTGTGAGAAAGCATATAATCTTGCAGTTCTTTTTGACTCATTGCTTGAAATTTGGCTTGACTCATGCAATGTACCTCCAATTTCCGTTTGGATAGATTTCAATAATGTTTTCCTCTCCTGCAAGGAAAAAAATATTTCCCGTGCGCTCATCTAGACGAACAATGTTAATAGGTAAATAAAGTCTAGTAAACCAACAACACAGGACATAACATCTTGTTTTTTGCTCTGATGTAGCTATAATTATAACTCCTTAAGATAACAGCGATCGCACTTTCAAAAGCCAAAATGAGCGCGGTTTTAAAGTTTAATCAACAAGATGAGAGCGATCGCACTGATAACAATCAAAGAGATCGCATTTTTAAAGTTTAATCAACAAGATAACGGCGATCGCCCTGCCAAAAGTTACAAATCATTATCAGTGAGATTAGCAACTTTTAGAAAATGTCTTAATAGTCCAGGTTTTAGGGCTTGATTGCCATGAATCGGTACAGAAATTCGGGCTGGATTATTTAGTTTTCCATAGATATGATGGCTGCCATTAATGCGTAATATTTGCCAACCATTTTGTTCTAATATTTTTGCAAACTCTTTGCCTGAAACAGATTTCATACGGCGATTTCTAAAATTTGTGAAGATTCATCAAGCTGTAGCTGTTCCGTATCTACTAACAAACAACCTTCAACAGCTTCATATAAGTTTTGTAGGAGTTCCTCAAAGGTATTACCTTGGGTAGCACAGCCAGGAATAGCAGGAACTTCAGCCCAATAACCCGTTTCTTCTGTGTGAACAATGACTTTGATTTTCATTGGTTAAGGTATTTAAATCGTATATTTCTTATTATACAGCGATCGCCCTCTGCTTTCCCATCCCAAGCCGCGATCACGCTGTGGTTGAGCACAACCTATTCCCTGATAATAGGTAGAAACTTTAACGAAGCCAAGGAAAATATCTCCTGATCAAGAGTTGCACGCTAGTTGAGATTCTGAATCCTCCCAGTTAGCGTGCTACTACTTAAACTAGGGACTAAAACCCAACTACGAGGTAGTTTTTTTGCGAGTAGTTGAGGATTTTTTAGTAGTGGTTTTAGCAGTTTTTTCTGTTGTTTTCGAGGCTGTTTTTGAAGTTTTAGACTTACTGCGAGAACTCGAACTTGAACCCGCTTTTGCCGCTAACAATTCCAACGCCTGGGCTAAAGTAAACGCTTCCACCGCCGTATCCTTCGGTAATGAAGCATTAATTTTTCCATGTTTAACATAAGGCCCATAACGGCCATCATAAACATTCACAGGTTCCCCATCTTCTGGGTGAGTTCCTAACTCCCGTAAAAGAGGAATTTCTTTTTTACCTCGTCCTCCTCGACCACTGGTTTTCGGTTGAGCTAATAATTCCAAAGCCCGTTCTAAACTAATCGTTAACACATCATCCGGCGCTTTAATTGACCGATAATCCTTACCTTCTTTCCCCTGGTCATGGACAACATAGGGCCCAAACGGCCCCAAAGCAGCTTTAATTTTGGCCCCGGTTTCAGGATGAGTCCCTAATAGTCGGGGTAACGCCAATAACCCCATCGCCATATCCATCGTGACGTTATCCTTATCAACCCCTTTGGGAAGGGAAACCCGTTTCGGTTTTTTATTTCCTTCCGCCTCTAACCCCAACTGAATATAGGGGCCATAGGGGCCAATTAAGATATAAATCAACTCTCCCGTTTGCGGGTCAGTCCCCAACTGTTCTGGGCCTTCGGTTTTTTGTCCAACTAATTCCCGAATTACATCCGGGGTTAAGTCCGCCGGAGTTAAATCTTGGGGAATAGAAGCGGTAATCATTTCCTCACCTTTTCCCGCCTCAATATAGGGGCCAAACTTGCCAATACAAACCCGATAGGGGATAGGGTCATCTTCATCCCCTAACTGCTCTAATTCAATCGTCCGGGCGATTTTCGTATCAATTTTACTTTCTTGGTCTTTAACTTGAAATTCCAGTCCCATCTCCCCTAAATAGAATTTTTGTAAATAGGGTAGCCAAGGAGCTTCTCCGGTGGCGATATCATCAAGAGTATCTTCCATGCGGGCGGTAAACCGGAGATCAACCAAATCGGGGAAATACTTTTCTAAGAGATTTGTTACCGCAAAGGCGGTAAACGTTGGAATTAAAGCATTATTTTTTAACTGAACATACCCCCGGTCAATAATCGTTCCAATCACGCTGGCGTAGGTACTAGGACGACCAATGCCTTCACTCTCCAAGGTTTTAACTAGGGAGGCTTCGGTAAACCGGGCGGGGGGTTGGGTTTCGTGTCCAACCACATCCAACTGTTTGCAGTTAGGATGGTCGCCCACCTTCATCGGGGGTAATAACACCTCTTGGTCTTCTAAGGCAGCTTCCGGGTCATCTGAACCCTCAACATAAGCTCGGAGGAACCCTGGAAAGTCAATCCGTTTTCCGGTACTGCGGAACCCGGCATCTTCAACTTTTAACTCAACGGTAATATTAGTTTGGCGAGAGTCCGCCATCTGAGAGGCGACGGTACGCTTCCAAATTAAATCATAGAGGTTGAGTTCAGCCCCACTGAGAGCAGTTTCTTGGGGAGTCCGAAAAGAATTTCCCGCCGGACGGATGGCTTCGTGGGCTTCCTGCGCCCCTTTAGATTTAGTCGTGTATTGACGGGGTTTAGGACTGAGATAGTTTTTCCCATATTTTTGTTCAACACATTCACGGGCGGCGGTTATTGCCTGTTCCGATAAATGCACGGAGTCCGTTCGCATATAGGTAATATAGCCCCGTTCATACAGACTTTGAGCAGTTTGCATCGTCTGACGAGCGCTTAACCGCAGTTTCCGGTTAGATTCCTGTTGGAGTGTGGAGGTGGTAAAGGGGGGCGAAGGTTTACGAGTAACGGCTTTTTCTTCTAAATTAGCAACCGTCCAGGGTTTACCAGAAATCCGTTGTTTTAAAGCTTCTGCTTGGGCTTCATCCAGTAAAACCACATTGCGACCTTGAGCAATTTTTCCTGTCGTTTCATCGAAATCGCTTCCTGTCGCCACTTTCACCCCCCCAAGGGAGATCAGTTTGGAATCAAATTGACTTTTAGTATGTTCTAAAAGGGCTTTTAAATCCCAATATCCCCCAGACCGGAAAGCTCGACGTTCCCGTTCTCGACTAACGAGTAAGCGCACCGCCACAGACTGTACCCGTCCGGCGGATAATCCCC
Proteins encoded in this window:
- the hemB gene encoding porphobilinogen synthase, with the protein product MSSESHRNSLNLVQRPRRLRRTDALRRMVQETHLTVNDLIYPLFVMEGENQKVEVSSMPGSYRYTLDLLLKEVNEAWELGIPAIALFPLVAEEKKDNAGTESYNPDGLIQRTVRAIKQAIPDIMIITDIALDPFSSKGHDGIVSESGEILNDETVEVLVKQALSHAEAGADIVAPSDMMDGRIGAIREGLDEAGYIEVAILAYTAKYASAYYGPFRDALDSAPKFGDKKTYQMNPANSKEALTELALDEAEGADIVMVKPALAYLDIIHLLRSATDLPVAAYNVSGEYAMIKAAGQMGWIDEKKVMLETLTSMKRAGADLILTYFAKEVALILR
- a CDS encoding Uma2 family endonuclease — its product is MNTLTLNIPPSVNLTDEQFYQLCVANQYWKLELSAKGELIIMPPTGGSTGNRNLKINQQLANWADQDGTGLGFDSSTCFQLPNGAKLSPDAAWIPLIKWQTLTPEQQDKFPPLCPDFIVELRSPSDSLKDLREKMQDYINNGTRLGWLINRQNQQVEIYRSGKEPEILDNPKTLSGEDVLLNFILDLSVIW
- a CDS encoding DUF6887 family protein, giving the protein MSQAKFQAMSQKELQDYMLSHRDDQEAFYAYIDRLHQEGNWIEMPPVDSVEDLEKYPEFTARFRQNSQP
- a CDS encoding DUF6888 family protein, giving the protein MIIATSEQKTRCYVLCCWFTRLYLPINIVRLDERTGNIFFLAGEENIIEIYPNGNWRYIA
- a CDS encoding type II toxin-antitoxin system HicA family toxin; translation: MKSVSGKEFAKILEQNGWQILRINGSHHIYGKLNNPARISVPIHGNQALKPGLLRHFLKVANLTDNDL
- a CDS encoding type II toxin-antitoxin system HicB family antitoxin; amino-acid sequence: MKIKVIVHTEETGYWAEVPAIPGCATQGNTFEELLQNLYEAVEGCLLVDTEQLQLDESSQILEIAV
- the topA gene encoding type I DNA topoisomerase, translated to MSTLVIVESPTKARTIRNFLPSSYRVEASMGHVRDLPPSAEEIPEEYKGEKWAQLGVNVEANFEPIYVIPKDKQKIVKELKAALKGADELILATDEDREGESISWHLLQILKPKVPIKRMVFHEITQEAIREALKNCRIVDEQLVHAQETRRILDRLYGYTLSPLLWKKIARGLSAGRVQSVAVRLLVSRERERRAFRSGGYWDLKALLEHTKSQFDSKLISLGGVKVATGSDFDETTGKIAQGRNVVLLDEAQAEALKQRISGKPWTVANLEEKAVTRKPSPPFTTSTLQQESNRKLRLSARQTMQTAQSLYERGYITYMRTDSVHLSEQAITAARECVEQKYGKNYLSPKPRQYTTKSKGAQEAHEAIRPAGNSFRTPQETALSGAELNLYDLIWKRTVASQMADSRQTNITVELKVEDAGFRSTGKRIDFPGFLRAYVEGSDDPEAALEDQEVLLPPMKVGDHPNCKQLDVVGHETQPPARFTEASLVKTLESEGIGRPSTYASVIGTIIDRGYVQLKNNALIPTFTAFAVTNLLEKYFPDLVDLRFTARMEDTLDDIATGEAPWLPYLQKFYLGEMGLEFQVKDQESKIDTKIARTIELEQLGDEDDPIPYRVCIGKFGPYIEAGKGEEMITASIPQDLTPADLTPDVIRELVGQKTEGPEQLGTDPQTGELIYILIGPYGPYIQLGLEAEGNKKPKRVSLPKGVDKDNVTMDMAMGLLALPRLLGTHPETGAKIKAALGPFGPYVVHDQGKEGKDYRSIKAPDDVLTISLERALELLAQPKTSGRGGRGKKEIPLLRELGTHPEDGEPVNVYDGRYGPYVKHGKINASLPKDTAVEAFTLAQALELLAAKAGSSSSSRSKSKTSKTASKTTEKTAKTTTKKSSTTRKKTTS